One genomic segment of Microbacterium maritypicum includes these proteins:
- a CDS encoding ABC transporter ATP-binding protein, whose protein sequence is MPEPLLSVRDFSVVYDVDPPVEAVKNVTLELQRGEILGLAGESGCGKTTLAYGVQRLLRAPAVITGGSVTFHDVTGVDIDINALDVDAMQRFRWDKVSMVFQGAMNALNPVATIGSQLEDVFEIHRPDMNRAQRRAESEELLEIVKVGRQRMRSFPHELSGGMRQRVMIAMALALRPQLMVMDEPTTALDVLVQREILKQISQLRHEFGFSVIFITHDLPLLLEISDRIAIMREGEIIELATAERIWTQPAHEYTKTLLSSFPRLTGERGVLVR, encoded by the coding sequence ATGCCAGAACCCCTGCTCAGCGTGCGCGACTTCTCGGTCGTGTACGACGTCGATCCCCCCGTCGAGGCGGTGAAGAACGTCACCCTCGAACTGCAGCGCGGCGAGATCCTCGGCCTCGCCGGGGAGAGCGGATGCGGAAAGACCACCCTCGCCTACGGCGTGCAGCGCCTGCTGCGCGCACCGGCCGTCATCACCGGCGGCAGCGTGACCTTCCACGACGTCACCGGCGTCGACATCGACATCAACGCTCTCGATGTCGACGCGATGCAGCGGTTCCGCTGGGACAAGGTGTCGATGGTGTTCCAGGGGGCGATGAACGCCCTCAATCCGGTGGCGACGATCGGGTCGCAGCTGGAGGACGTCTTCGAGATCCATCGTCCCGACATGAACCGCGCGCAGCGGCGTGCCGAGTCCGAGGAGCTGCTGGAGATCGTCAAGGTCGGACGCCAGCGCATGCGCTCTTTCCCGCACGAGCTCTCCGGCGGCATGCGCCAGCGCGTGATGATCGCGATGGCCCTCGCCCTGCGCCCGCAGCTGATGGTCATGGACGAACCCACGACCGCCCTCGACGTGCTGGTGCAGCGGGAGATCCTCAAGCAGATCTCGCAGCTGCGGCACGAGTTCGGCTTCTCGGTGATCTTCATCACCCACGACCTTCCTCTCCTCTTGGAGATCAGCGACCGGATCGCGATCATGCGCGAGGGCGAGATCATCGAACTCGCGACCGCGGAGCGCATCTGGACGCAGCCCGCGCACGAATACACGAAGACGCTGCTGTCGTCGTTCCCCCGACTCACCGGGGAGAGAGGGGTGCTGGTGCGATGA
- a CDS encoding ABC transporter permease has translation MTVPTTAHSTAPDGSAVVSGMPETATLRTPPVAAPPRKTFWSQLSQAFAMFRNPKSIAGLIILGVFVLIAVLAPWISPYGPTQKDRTALRQPPSWEHWLGTTHMGEDVLSQIIYGTRGVIVVGFLAAFIATIIAITIGVIAGYVRGWKSESLSALTNVFLVIPGIPLIIIIASQFENPPLIVIAAVLGITGWAWGARVLRAQTMSLRNRDFIQAARANGEPLRRIITVEMLPNLMALIASSFVGTVTAAILGLTTLAFIGVIPVSNLNWGTILFWAQQNGAFPRLWWWYVPAGLCIAIIGVALSLINFGIDEYVNPRLRSAGERARAMKKKGLNVNDAVTAVRSVPLPEKAPDPVTSTTSPDSSKTSTQNTK, from the coding sequence ATGACCGTTCCCACCACCGCCCACAGCACGGCGCCCGACGGGTCGGCCGTCGTCTCCGGCATGCCGGAGACCGCCACATTGCGCACCCCGCCCGTCGCCGCCCCACCGCGCAAGACGTTCTGGTCGCAGCTCTCCCAGGCGTTCGCGATGTTCCGCAACCCCAAGTCGATCGCCGGGCTCATCATCCTCGGGGTGTTCGTGCTCATCGCCGTCCTCGCGCCGTGGATCTCGCCGTACGGTCCGACGCAGAAGGACCGCACCGCCCTGCGCCAGCCCCCCTCCTGGGAGCACTGGCTGGGCACGACGCACATGGGGGAGGATGTGCTGAGCCAGATCATCTACGGCACCCGTGGCGTCATCGTGGTCGGCTTCCTCGCCGCCTTCATCGCCACGATCATCGCGATCACCATCGGTGTGATCGCCGGGTACGTGCGCGGCTGGAAGAGCGAGTCGCTGTCGGCGCTGACCAACGTGTTCCTGGTGATCCCCGGCATCCCGCTCATCATCATCATCGCCTCCCAGTTCGAGAACCCGCCCCTGATCGTGATCGCCGCCGTGCTCGGCATCACGGGATGGGCCTGGGGCGCCCGAGTGCTGCGTGCCCAGACGATGTCGCTGCGCAACCGCGACTTCATCCAGGCCGCGCGCGCCAACGGTGAACCGCTGCGCCGCATCATCACGGTCGAGATGCTGCCGAACCTGATGGCGCTCATCGCCTCGAGCTTCGTCGGGACCGTGACGGCGGCCATCCTCGGTCTCACCACGCTGGCGTTCATCGGGGTGATCCCGGTGAGCAACCTGAACTGGGGCACCATCCTGTTCTGGGCCCAGCAGAACGGCGCGTTCCCGCGTCTGTGGTGGTGGTACGTGCCCGCCGGCCTCTGCATCGCGATCATCGGCGTCGCCCTCTCGCTCATCAACTTCGGCATCGACGAGTACGTCAACCCGCGCCTGCGCTCCGCGGGCGAGCGGGCCAGAGCGATGAAGAAGAAGGGGCTGAACGTGAACGACGCCGTCACGGCCGTCCGCAGCGTGCCCCTGCCCGAGAAGGCTCCCGATCCCGTAACCTCGACGACTTCCCCAGACTCCTCGAAGACCTCGACTCAGAACACGAAGTGA
- a CDS encoding ABC transporter ATP-binding protein, giving the protein MTTLEFRSVTKAYNVRGAGQIKALDDVSFTLTSGQTIGLVGQSGSGKSTIAKILTQLETPTSGEVLLDGAPIPRRGRGLRKYRQQLRMVFQDPFASLNPYHSIRYHLERPIRLDDVVPKRETEAEVRRLLDRVRLDADAVIDRRPHELSGGQRQRVAIARALASRPSLLVADEPVSMLDVSIRLGVLNLLADLQREEGLGVLYITHDLATARHFSDEIMVLNQGRVVEYGAADDVILNPQDPYTRELRSASPDPDKFFAQATSTGGAL; this is encoded by the coding sequence ATGACCACCCTCGAATTCCGAAGCGTCACGAAGGCCTACAACGTGCGCGGCGCCGGCCAGATCAAAGCCCTCGACGATGTGAGCTTCACCCTGACCTCCGGGCAGACGATCGGGCTGGTCGGCCAGTCCGGAAGCGGCAAGTCCACGATCGCGAAGATCCTCACCCAGCTCGAGACCCCGACCAGCGGAGAAGTGCTGCTCGACGGCGCACCCATCCCTCGGCGAGGCAGGGGTCTGCGGAAGTACCGGCAGCAGCTGCGCATGGTGTTCCAGGACCCGTTCGCCTCGCTCAACCCGTACCACTCGATCCGCTACCACCTGGAGCGTCCGATCCGCCTCGACGATGTCGTGCCGAAGCGGGAGACGGAGGCCGAGGTGCGCCGACTCCTCGACCGCGTGCGCCTGGATGCGGACGCCGTGATCGACCGCCGCCCGCACGAGCTGTCGGGCGGCCAGCGGCAGCGGGTGGCCATCGCGCGTGCCCTCGCCTCGCGTCCCTCGCTCCTGGTCGCCGACGAGCCCGTGTCGATGCTCGATGTCTCGATCCGCCTCGGTGTGCTGAACCTGCTCGCCGACCTGCAGCGCGAAGAGGGGCTCGGCGTGCTCTACATCACCCACGACCTCGCCACCGCCCGCCACTTCAGCGACGAGATCATGGTGCTCAACCAGGGCCGCGTCGTGGAGTACGGCGCCGCCGACGACGTGATCCTCAACCCGCAGGACCCGTACACGCGCGAACTGCGATCTGCTTCCCCCGACCCGGACAAGTTCTTCGCACAGGCAACATCGACCGGAGGCGCACTGTGA
- a CDS encoding ABC transporter substrate-binding protein encodes MKLRKSLIAVTAITALGVSALAGCSTGGGSDEGAGSASLTIAKPDGAITTESNNPFVGDSSASKYGYGKVIFETLGLVNQTGDRGVTPWLAESIEWNDDYTVLTVVPRKDVTWSDGTPFTADDIVFSYELVSTPALDTAGLQFEGAVVEGDAVVLTFAESKYVNQARVLHVPIVPKHIWENLDDPATNPVKGDDLVGTGPYVLSNWSTESVTLEARDDYWGGDLAVPELHYVSYGDNTALTTALANGDADWAQAFIPQIEEQFLSADPEHNKFWAAPTTGSATLFMNLQQKPFDDPAFRQALAWVIDRDAYVDIAREGASEPVWSVTGLSSILDDEIQPAFTDKEYAVDAEKARDLLTTAGYTWKDDALIDPDGEPVSFTLSVPSGWSDWNTAQELIAEDVTEAIGAEVKIDMPDWGGWADPRDNGTFSAIIHWLEDSGTAYGLYTSTMDPRWISPEGKAGFNFGRFDDPVATAALNTYANASSDEERTTALDTLQTIFSEQVPAIPLGAHPLLGEFNTRNYVGWPSDEDPYASADPTQQNIVQILTKLKPAE; translated from the coding sequence ATGAAGCTCAGAAAGTCTCTGATCGCCGTGACCGCGATCACCGCCCTCGGCGTATCGGCCCTCGCCGGTTGCTCGACAGGTGGTGGATCCGACGAGGGTGCCGGCTCCGCATCCCTCACCATCGCCAAGCCAGACGGCGCGATCACCACCGAGTCGAACAACCCCTTCGTCGGTGATTCCTCCGCGTCGAAGTACGGCTACGGCAAGGTGATCTTCGAGACGCTGGGCCTCGTGAACCAGACCGGCGACCGCGGCGTGACCCCGTGGCTCGCCGAGAGCATCGAGTGGAACGACGACTACACCGTTCTCACGGTCGTCCCTCGCAAGGACGTCACCTGGAGTGACGGCACGCCCTTCACCGCCGACGACATCGTCTTCTCGTATGAGCTCGTCTCCACTCCGGCTCTCGACACTGCCGGCCTGCAGTTCGAGGGCGCCGTGGTCGAGGGCGACGCGGTCGTGCTGACCTTCGCCGAGTCGAAGTACGTCAACCAGGCCCGCGTGCTGCACGTGCCGATCGTCCCGAAGCACATCTGGGAGAACCTCGACGACCCGGCCACGAACCCCGTCAAGGGCGACGACCTCGTCGGCACCGGCCCCTACGTGCTCTCGAACTGGTCGACGGAGTCGGTCACCCTCGAAGCCCGCGACGACTACTGGGGCGGTGACCTCGCGGTGCCCGAGCTGCACTACGTCTCCTACGGCGACAACACCGCGCTCACCACGGCACTCGCCAACGGCGACGCCGACTGGGCTCAGGCGTTCATCCCGCAGATCGAGGAGCAGTTCCTCTCGGCCGACCCCGAGCACAACAAGTTCTGGGCGGCGCCCACCACCGGTTCCGCGACGCTGTTCATGAACCTCCAGCAGAAGCCGTTCGACGACCCCGCATTCCGTCAGGCTCTCGCCTGGGTGATCGACCGCGACGCCTACGTCGACATCGCGCGTGAAGGCGCGAGCGAGCCCGTCTGGTCGGTCACAGGCCTCTCCTCGATCCTCGACGACGAGATCCAGCCCGCGTTCACGGACAAGGAGTACGCGGTGGACGCCGAGAAGGCGCGCGATCTGCTCACCACCGCCGGCTACACCTGGAAGGACGACGCGCTGATCGACCCCGACGGCGAGCCCGTCTCGTTCACGCTCTCGGTCCCCTCCGGATGGAGCGACTGGAACACCGCGCAGGAGCTGATCGCCGAAGACGTCACCGAGGCCATCGGCGCCGAGGTCAAGATCGACATGCCGGATTGGGGCGGCTGGGCCGACCCCCGCGACAACGGCACGTTCTCGGCGATCATCCACTGGCTCGAGGACAGCGGCACGGCGTACGGCCTCTACACCTCGACCATGGATCCGCGCTGGATCTCGCCCGAGGGCAAGGCCGGCTTCAACTTCGGTCGCTTCGACGACCCGGTGGCGACGGCGGCGCTGAACACCTACGCCAACGCCTCGTCGGACGAAGAGCGCACGACGGCCCTCGACACGCTGCAGACGATCTTCTCCGAGCAGGTGCCGGCCATCCCGCTGGGCGCGCACCCGCTGCTGGGTGAGTTCAACACCCGCAACTACGTCGGGTGGCCCTCGGACGAGGACCCGTACGCGTCGGCCGACCCGACGCAGCAGAACATCGTGCAGATCCTCACGAAGCTGAAGCCCGCCGAGTAG
- a CDS encoding TetR/AcrR family transcriptional regulator, with protein MSDSDQTVRVRPATLAKREQILKAAVEIFGNKGSTNGTLADVAEQVGITHAGVLHHFGSKQKLLLEVLAYRDQADVAELAEKHIPGGPELFLHLVRTAFANEKRPGIVQAYTVLSAESVTDDHPARDYFEERYTTLRREVTAAFHELCAQEGVRDPDTIAAASAAILAVMDGLQLQWLLHPGTVELGETSEFAIQAIVNAVLRPGPQLPTYVHPA; from the coding sequence GTGTCAGACAGCGACCAGACCGTGCGCGTGCGCCCGGCGACCCTCGCGAAGCGCGAGCAGATCCTCAAGGCGGCCGTGGAGATCTTCGGCAACAAGGGGTCGACCAACGGCACCCTGGCCGATGTGGCTGAGCAGGTCGGCATCACGCATGCGGGCGTCCTCCACCACTTCGGCTCGAAGCAGAAGCTGTTGCTCGAGGTGCTCGCCTACCGCGACCAGGCCGACGTCGCGGAGCTCGCCGAGAAGCACATCCCCGGCGGACCCGAGCTGTTCCTGCACCTGGTGCGCACGGCATTCGCGAACGAGAAACGGCCCGGCATCGTGCAGGCGTACACGGTGCTCTCCGCCGAGTCCGTGACCGACGACCACCCCGCCAGGGACTACTTCGAGGAGCGGTACACGACCCTGCGTCGAGAAGTCACCGCCGCATTCCACGAGCTGTGCGCCCAGGAGGGCGTGCGCGATCCGGACACCATCGCCGCAGCCTCCGCCGCGATCCTCGCGGTGATGGACGGCCTGCAGTTGCAGTGGCTCCTGCACCCCGGGACCGTCGAGCTCGGAGAGACGAGCGAGTTCGCGATCCAGGCGATCGTGAACGCCGTGCTGCGCCCCGGGCCGCAACTGCCGACCTACGTGCACCCCGCCTGA
- the moaA gene encoding GTP 3',8-cyclase MoaA, translating to MTAVPVVIGVRPPHAASAPQAAGHEAPGGGLVDTHGRVHRDLRISLTDRCSLRCTYCMPEQGNEWLARTSILSTDEIVEVAEVAAALGIRTFRLTGGEPLLRSDIVEVVRRIARIEGEDGPVEVAMTTNGISLAPKLPDLIDAGLTRLNISIDTVDRQRFADLTRRDRLDDVFEGIAAAAASSLRPLKLNAVAMRGVNDDELVDLVEFAMRMGAQLRFIEQMPLDAGHTWDRASMVTREEILASLGERWRLDPVEGRGGAPAEKWRIDGGPHEVGVIASVTAPFCGACDRLRLTADGQLRNCLFSNVEYDLVDVLRGESASAAGARSDGIAAMLRSCVHGKLPGHAINDPSFLQPARGMNAIGG from the coding sequence ATGACGGCCGTGCCGGTCGTGATCGGTGTGCGCCCGCCGCACGCCGCATCGGCGCCGCAGGCGGCCGGCCACGAGGCCCCCGGTGGCGGTCTCGTCGACACGCATGGCCGTGTGCATCGTGATCTGCGCATCTCGCTCACCGACCGCTGCTCGCTGCGCTGCACCTACTGCATGCCCGAGCAGGGGAACGAATGGCTCGCCCGCACGAGCATCCTCTCCACCGACGAGATCGTCGAGGTCGCCGAGGTGGCCGCCGCTCTCGGCATCCGCACGTTCCGCCTCACCGGCGGCGAGCCGCTGCTGCGGAGCGACATCGTCGAGGTCGTGCGGCGCATCGCCCGCATCGAGGGGGAGGACGGCCCCGTCGAGGTCGCGATGACCACCAACGGCATCAGCCTCGCCCCGAAGCTCCCCGACCTGATCGATGCCGGGCTCACGCGCCTCAACATCAGCATCGACACGGTCGACCGTCAGCGCTTCGCCGATCTCACCCGGCGCGACCGACTCGACGACGTGTTCGAGGGCATCGCCGCGGCCGCGGCCTCGTCCCTCCGCCCTCTCAAGCTGAACGCGGTCGCCATGCGCGGCGTCAACGACGACGAGCTGGTCGACCTCGTGGAGTTCGCGATGAGGATGGGCGCGCAGCTGCGCTTCATCGAGCAGATGCCGCTGGATGCCGGACACACCTGGGACCGAGCCTCGATGGTCACGCGCGAGGAGATCCTCGCATCCCTGGGCGAGCGTTGGCGTCTCGACCCGGTCGAGGGTCGTGGGGGAGCGCCGGCCGAGAAGTGGCGCATCGACGGCGGACCGCACGAGGTGGGTGTGATCGCCTCGGTCACCGCCCCGTTCTGCGGCGCCTGCGACCGTCTGCGCCTGACCGCCGACGGTCAGCTGCGCAACTGTCTGTTCTCGAACGTCGAGTACGACCTGGTCGACGTGCTGCGCGGGGAGTCGGCCTCTGCGGCGGGGGCCCGCTCCGACGGGATCGCCGCGATGCTGCGCTCCTGCGTGCACGGCAAGCTCCCGGGACACGCGATCAACGACCCCTCGTTCCTGCAACCGGCGCGCGGCATGAACGCGATCGGCGGCTGA
- a CDS encoding ABC transporter permease, with protein MSTAFPQLDDDDLVARDALEVGTTATAAERGRRRVPWRFFAGRAAFYLFTLWAAITINFFLPRFMKGDAVSSYLARNRSVSPEAEASLRILLGIDTDKSIWQQYIEYWGMLLRGDLGISTLHGLRPVAEVLASALPWTLGLVGIATIISFTIGTVAGAVVGWKRGSKLDAIIPVTTFFNTIPYFWLGLIAIAIFSSTLKWFPSSHAYDKGQSPEWSFDFIGQVIMHGTLPALTIVVASLGGWVLGMRNMMLTVLDDDYITVAQAKGMPNKRVLWGYAARNAVLPQVQSFALSIGFIVGGTIVMEMVFSYPGVGKLLLDATNAKDFALMQGVFLVITLSVLVANILADVVYAYLDPRTRQMES; from the coding sequence GTGAGCACCGCGTTCCCCCAGCTCGACGACGACGACCTCGTCGCCCGCGACGCCCTCGAGGTGGGCACCACCGCGACCGCGGCAGAACGCGGACGACGGCGCGTGCCATGGCGCTTCTTCGCCGGTCGCGCGGCCTTCTACCTGTTCACGCTCTGGGCGGCCATCACGATCAACTTCTTCCTGCCGCGCTTCATGAAGGGCGATGCGGTCAGCTCGTATCTCGCACGCAACCGCAGCGTGAGCCCCGAGGCCGAGGCGTCGCTGCGCATCCTGCTCGGCATCGACACGGACAAGTCGATCTGGCAGCAGTACATCGAGTACTGGGGGATGCTGCTGCGCGGCGATCTCGGTATCTCGACGCTGCACGGTCTGCGCCCGGTCGCGGAGGTGCTCGCGTCAGCCCTGCCGTGGACGCTCGGCCTGGTCGGCATCGCGACCATCATCTCGTTCACGATCGGCACCGTCGCCGGAGCGGTCGTCGGATGGAAGCGCGGCAGCAAGCTCGACGCGATCATCCCGGTGACGACGTTCTTCAACACCATCCCGTACTTCTGGCTGGGCCTCATCGCGATCGCGATCTTCTCCTCCACCCTGAAGTGGTTCCCCTCATCGCATGCCTACGACAAGGGGCAATCCCCGGAATGGAGCTTCGACTTCATCGGCCAGGTGATCATGCACGGCACGCTTCCGGCACTGACCATCGTGGTCGCCTCGCTCGGCGGCTGGGTGCTCGGCATGCGCAACATGATGCTGACCGTGCTCGACGACGACTACATCACGGTCGCTCAGGCCAAGGGCATGCCCAACAAGCGGGTGCTCTGGGGCTACGCCGCCCGAAACGCGGTGCTGCCGCAGGTGCAGAGCTTCGCGCTGTCGATCGGGTTCATCGTCGGCGGCACCATCGTGATGGAGATGGTGTTCAGCTATCCGGGCGTCGGCAAGCTCCTGCTCGATGCCACCAACGCCAAGGACTTCGCCCTCATGCAGGGCGTGTTCCTCGTGATCACGCTGTCGGTGCTCGTGGCCAACATCCTCGCGGATGTGGTCTACGCCTACCTCGACCCGCGCACGCGCCAGATGGAGTCCTGA
- a CDS encoding sulfate/molybdate ABC transporter ATP-binding protein, translating into MSPSEHHAGAAPGLRAQVIVEREHFAVEVAVQVAVGETVAIMGPSGAGKSTLLQALAGLEPLTAGEIEVDGRVVDRVAAPRVRTAPMNRGIVLLGQDARLFPHLSVRENVAFGPRAAGEDARTARDSADEWLARVGLPGAGDRMPRELSGGEGQRVAVARALAASPRAVLLDEPLVALDPATAGDIRQMLRDQLTGITTLAVTHDAADAVALADRLVVIESGRVTQTGPVRDVLSAPASDFVASIAGVNRLVGVAADGGWRSGHRRLASTDAASLALAAVVGSPLAAVFRPEHVQVVGDAESDAWETEVTRLESTLAGVRVQTRACAVDVSLAEADGLASGDQVRLRIDPERVRFVSVV; encoded by the coding sequence ATGAGTCCGTCGGAGCACCACGCCGGCGCAGCGCCGGGGCTGCGGGCGCAGGTGATCGTCGAACGCGAGCACTTCGCCGTCGAGGTCGCGGTGCAGGTCGCGGTCGGTGAGACCGTCGCCATCATGGGGCCCAGTGGTGCGGGCAAATCGACCCTGCTGCAGGCGCTCGCAGGGCTCGAGCCGCTGACTGCAGGGGAGATCGAGGTCGACGGACGCGTGGTCGACCGCGTCGCCGCTCCGCGCGTGCGGACCGCACCCATGAACCGGGGCATCGTGCTGCTCGGCCAGGATGCGCGGCTGTTCCCCCACCTGTCGGTGCGCGAGAACGTCGCCTTCGGCCCTCGCGCGGCAGGAGAGGACGCCCGCACCGCGCGAGACTCGGCCGATGAGTGGCTTGCACGCGTCGGACTCCCCGGAGCGGGGGATCGCATGCCGCGCGAGCTCTCCGGCGGCGAAGGGCAGCGCGTCGCGGTCGCCAGAGCGCTCGCCGCATCTCCGCGCGCGGTGCTGCTCGACGAACCGCTGGTGGCGCTCGATCCGGCGACGGCGGGCGACATCCGACAGATGCTGCGCGATCAGCTCACCGGGATCACCACGCTCGCGGTCACGCACGACGCCGCGGACGCCGTCGCGCTGGCTGACCGTCTCGTGGTCATCGAGTCGGGGCGTGTCACGCAGACCGGACCCGTGCGCGACGTGCTGTCTGCGCCCGCCTCGGACTTCGTCGCCTCGATCGCGGGCGTCAATCGGCTGGTCGGCGTCGCGGCGGACGGCGGGTGGCGCAGCGGTCACCGGCGTCTCGCGAGCACGGATGCCGCCTCGCTCGCGCTCGCCGCGGTCGTGGGCTCGCCGCTCGCCGCAGTGTTCCGTCCCGAGCATGTGCAGGTCGTCGGTGATGCGGAATCGGATGCCTGGGAGACCGAGGTCACACGACTCGAATCCACGCTCGCCGGGGTGCGGGTGCAGACCCGGGCGTGCGCGGTCGACGTCTCGCTCGCCGAAGCGGACGGGCTCGCATCGGGGGATCAGGTCCGCCTGCGGATAGACCCCGAGCGCGTGCGCTTCGTTTCCGTGGTCTGA
- a CDS encoding amidohydrolase, which produces MTIDLEALYIDLHQHPELSFQETRTAGIAAQHLRDLGLEVEEGVGVTGVVGVLRNGEGPVVWVRADMDALPVEEQTGLSYASTAKGIDPAGTTVPVMHACGHDMHVTAMIGAVEKLVSERSDWSGTLVVLIQPAEEYGAGARAMLDDGILDRYPKPDVVLGQHVTPLPAGVIGVRSGTQMAASDGLTVTLHGRGGHGSRPHATIDPVVMAAATVMRLQTIASREIDPQGVAVVTVGSIHAGLKNNIIPAEAKLELSLRYPNEETREKVLASVERIVRAEATASGAEREPEIRTDHTLPATINDEHATARVTAALQRALGEAAVIDPGMFTGSEDVSWFARDAGVPLVFWFWGGIDPTRFAEAVAAGRLGEDIPTNHSPFFAPEIHPTIEVGVTALSAAAREFLA; this is translated from the coding sequence ATGACGATCGATCTCGAAGCGCTCTACATCGACCTGCACCAGCACCCCGAGCTCTCGTTCCAGGAGACGCGCACCGCCGGCATCGCCGCCCAGCATCTGCGCGACCTGGGCCTCGAGGTCGAAGAGGGCGTCGGAGTCACCGGCGTCGTCGGCGTGCTGCGAAACGGCGAAGGTCCGGTCGTGTGGGTTCGAGCCGACATGGACGCGCTCCCTGTCGAGGAGCAGACCGGCCTGTCGTACGCGAGCACCGCCAAGGGCATCGACCCAGCGGGCACGACCGTTCCCGTCATGCACGCCTGCGGTCACGACATGCACGTCACCGCCATGATCGGCGCGGTCGAGAAGCTCGTCTCCGAACGCTCCGACTGGTCGGGAACCCTCGTCGTGCTGATCCAGCCCGCCGAGGAGTACGGCGCCGGGGCGCGCGCGATGCTGGACGACGGCATCCTCGACCGCTACCCGAAGCCCGACGTGGTGCTCGGCCAGCACGTCACGCCGCTTCCCGCCGGCGTGATCGGCGTGCGCAGCGGCACGCAGATGGCGGCCTCCGACGGGCTCACCGTCACCCTGCACGGGCGCGGCGGACACGGCTCGCGCCCGCACGCCACGATCGACCCCGTCGTGATGGCGGCAGCCACCGTGATGCGTCTGCAGACCATCGCCTCCCGCGAGATCGATCCGCAGGGCGTCGCGGTCGTGACGGTCGGCTCGATCCATGCCGGCCTCAAGAACAACATCATCCCCGCCGAGGCGAAGCTCGAACTGAGCCTGCGCTACCCGAACGAGGAGACGCGCGAGAAGGTGCTCGCGAGCGTGGAGCGCATCGTGCGGGCCGAGGCCACGGCCTCGGGCGCCGAGCGCGAGCCCGAGATCCGCACCGATCACACGCTGCCGGCCACGATCAACGACGAGCACGCCACCGCACGCGTCACCGCAGCGCTGCAGCGCGCGCTGGGCGAGGCAGCCGTCATCGACCCCGGCATGTTCACCGGCAGCGAGGACGTCTCATGGTTCGCCCGCGACGCCGGAGTGCCTCTCGTGTTCTGGTTCTGGGGCGGCATCGACCCCACGCGGTTCGCCGAGGCGGTCGCCGCCGGTCGCCTGGGAGAGGACATCCCCACCAACCACTCGCCGTTCTTCGCGCCGGAGATCCACCCGACGATCGAGGTCGGCGTGACCGCCCTCTCGGCCGCGGCCCGGGAGTTCCTCGCCTAG
- a CDS encoding nucleoside/nucleotide kinase family protein: MRIADSRAAVLTRLWAEIESLRPENRILVALDGFDGAGKSHLSRELAVHARRRSSRPVVRVSIDGFHRPKAERVAAGAGPEGFYSGSYRYDAFHACVVDGLRVHGSITPGVWDVDRDEAVNPAPIAVPPAGVVLVDGIFLQRPELAKVWDATVWVHAPFEVSVPRGNARFPGNHDPDPEAPSNRRYVGGQRLYLSAARPQERATWVWDNTILEQPTYRRNGG; this comes from the coding sequence GTGCGCATCGCCGACTCGCGTGCGGCCGTGCTGACGCGGCTGTGGGCTGAGATCGAGAGCCTTCGTCCTGAGAATCGCATCCTGGTGGCCCTGGACGGCTTCGACGGGGCAGGCAAATCGCACCTCTCCCGCGAACTCGCGGTTCACGCGCGGCGACGTTCGAGCAGACCTGTCGTCCGTGTGAGCATCGACGGATTCCACCGCCCGAAGGCGGAGCGCGTCGCCGCGGGTGCAGGTCCAGAAGGGTTCTACTCCGGTTCGTACAGATACGATGCCTTCCACGCGTGCGTGGTCGACGGCCTGCGTGTGCACGGCTCGATCACACCGGGCGTCTGGGACGTCGATCGCGACGAAGCTGTCAACCCCGCTCCGATAGCCGTTCCTCCGGCGGGGGTCGTGCTCGTCGACGGGATCTTTCTCCAGCGTCCCGAGCTTGCGAAGGTGTGGGACGCGACGGTCTGGGTCCACGCGCCCTTCGAGGTCAGCGTCCCCCGGGGCAACGCTCGATTCCCGGGGAACCATGACCCGGACCCGGAGGCTCCGTCGAACCGGAGATACGTCGGCGGTCAGCGGCTGTACCTCTCAGCGGCCCGGCCGCAGGAGCGGGCGACGTGGGTCTGGGACAACACGATCCTCGAGCAGCCGACGTATCGACGGAACGGGGGGTGA